One Halovivax ruber XH-70 genomic region harbors:
- a CDS encoding transcription initiation factor IIB, protein MGVTDSDNCPECAGRLRMDGTELCCEECGLVVAEDAIDHGPEWRSFEDGPDRRRTGAPLTRSRHDRGLSTEIGYEARGRITGRKRRQLARLRREHDRARIATKADSNRVCGFSQIKGLVDRLSLPLDAREQACRLFESAQNDGLLPGRSIEGFAAACVYTVARTLEVPRTIDEVVANASATDAELKAAYDAMNRELGLPTGPIEPTTYVPRFASELDLSTDVERLARSFIERLVTNNAIGGRNPCGVAAACLYVAAKRQGCPVTQAEAGSVADVAPVTIRKTVQTLSEL, encoded by the coding sequence ATGGGCGTAACTGATAGCGATAACTGTCCCGAATGTGCCGGGCGACTTCGGATGGACGGCACTGAACTGTGCTGTGAGGAGTGTGGCCTCGTCGTCGCAGAGGACGCCATCGACCACGGCCCGGAGTGGCGCTCGTTCGAGGACGGACCGGATCGACGACGGACCGGCGCACCACTCACTCGATCGCGTCACGACCGCGGCCTCTCGACCGAAATCGGCTACGAGGCGCGTGGCCGCATCACCGGTCGAAAGCGCCGACAACTCGCCCGCCTTCGACGCGAACACGATCGGGCGCGGATCGCCACGAAGGCCGACAGCAACCGAGTCTGTGGATTCTCACAGATCAAGGGACTCGTCGATCGGCTCTCACTCCCGCTCGATGCACGAGAGCAGGCCTGCCGCCTCTTCGAATCGGCCCAGAACGACGGCCTCCTCCCGGGCCGATCGATCGAAGGCTTCGCCGCCGCCTGCGTCTACACCGTCGCCCGGACGCTCGAGGTTCCGCGAACGATCGACGAGGTCGTCGCCAACGCAAGCGCGACCGACGCCGAGCTCAAAGCGGCCTACGACGCGATGAACCGCGAGCTCGGACTCCCGACTGGACCCATCGAACCTACGACGTACGTCCCTCGATTCGCCTCCGAACTCGACCTCTCGACCGACGTCGAACGACTCGCCCGTTCGTTTATCGAGCGATTGGTGACCAACAACGCCATCGGCGGCCGCAACCCCTGCGGCGTCGCCGCCGCCTGCCTGTACGTGGCGGCGAAACGCCAGGGCTGCCCCGTCACACAGGCCGAAGCCGGCTCCGTCGCCGACGTCGCCCCGGTCACGATTCGCAAGACCGTCCAGACACTCTCAGAGCTATAG
- a CDS encoding SHOCT domain-containing protein: MRRSVSPLIEALIPVIAVATLPIGTLALIFLDSSIGLAIFIVGWFLLVPLLSVLSGLSDEECDVETEARTDDVASERQDPLETLRERYARGEIDEAAFERRVDDLLDTDPRETDSRVSDRSRDRNVEYE; this comes from the coding sequence ATGCGCCGGTCCGTCTCTCCCCTGATCGAAGCCCTCATCCCGGTGATCGCCGTCGCGACGCTGCCGATCGGCACCCTCGCGCTCATCTTTCTGGATTCGTCGATCGGGCTCGCCATCTTCATCGTCGGCTGGTTCCTGCTCGTGCCGCTCCTCAGCGTGCTCTCCGGACTCAGCGACGAGGAGTGTGATGTCGAGACAGAAGCGCGAACGGACGACGTCGCCAGCGAGCGTCAAGACCCGCTCGAGACGCTTCGCGAGCGCTACGCCCGCGGCGAGATCGACGAAGCGGCGTTCGAACGCCGCGTCGACGACCTGCTTGACACGGACCCGAGGGAGACGGACAGTCGGGTGAGCGACCGATCGCGAGATCGGAACGTGGAATACGAGTAA